The nucleotide window TTCTCCGCTCCCAAGGTGGACGGCGACGGCAGTGTCATCGAGGGCGACTTCATCAGTGACGAGGAGGGCGGACCGGCCCGCTCCGAGGCGGACGGGCTGACCCGTGCCGAGCGCCGCAAGGCCCAGAAGAGCGCCGGGCGCCGCCGTAAGAAGTAGCGGTGAGCGGTGCGGCGGCCCTGGGGCTGCCCGGACCGCGTAGCAGCACCGGGGCGCCCCGGCCGGAGACCGGCCGGGGCGCCTTCGCGTGCCGGGCGGCATCAGAGTGCGCCCGGCACGCCCTGAGCCGGGCCGATGTCGAGGGCGGCGCAGCGCCACCGTGAGTCGGCGCCCAGCTCCAGCCGGAAGGCCAGTGCCCGCAGCCGTTCGCCCGCCGCGATCCGGGCGAACGCCTCGATGACGCCGCGGCGCGGTCGGCACAGCCCGCAGTCGCGCACCGTGGGGACGGGCCCGCGCCCGCCCGGTACCGGGGCCGGCCACAGCGGTGCCTGCGGGGCGAGCTCCGCCAGCCGGTCGTAGGCGGCCGGCAGCGCGTGCCCCAGCAGGGCGTGCACGGGGCGCTGACCGCTGAGGGCGAGCAGCAGCTGCTGGGCGAACCAGTGATGCGGCCGGCTCTCCTGGGCCCGGCGCCGCGCCGCGGCGGTCGGCAGGGGGACGCCGGCCGCGGTGACCGGGGTGCCGGCGGCGGAGCGGCGGCTCACCGCGGCGGCCACGGCGGCGGGGCGGCCGGGGCCGGGGCCGGACACGGTGCGGGTGGGGCCCCGGCCGGCGGCGCCGGAGCCGCGCCCGCCCGGACCGGAGCTCCGGCCGGTGGCGCCCGGACCGCTGCCGGCGCGGCCGAGGGGCCGGCGGTCGGCGGGAGAGCGCCGGGGCCGGGGAACGGCCCGGGCCGGCCGGGGTGTGCCGCCGGTGCGCGGACGAGGGACGCGGTCGGCCGCGGCACCGGCGGGCGGAGCGGGGGCGTCGGGCCGCGGGAGAGCGGTCCCGGCGGGGGCGGCGGCCGGGGGCGTGGGTCCCGCGGTCCCGGCCGCGGTGCGTCCGGCAGTAGTGGGTGGGGTGTGCGCCGCGGTGCTGTTGGTGCCGGTCATGCTGGTGATCGCCCCCGTGGTGCCGGGCCCGTGAATTACCGGGCGGTAGCTTTTGTCGTGGGGATCTTCTATCGACGGGACCGCGGCGGCAGCAAGCCGCGCGGAGGGCGCGGCGGGCGCTGCACG belongs to Streptomyces sp. NBC_01454 and includes:
- a CDS encoding Rv3235 family protein, which translates into the protein MTGTNSTAAHTPPTTAGRTAAGTAGPTPPAAAPAGTALPRPDAPAPPAGAAADRVPRPRTGGTPRPARAVPRPRRSPADRRPLGRAGSGPGATGRSSGPGGRGSGAAGRGPTRTVSGPGPGRPAAVAAAVSRRSAAGTPVTAAGVPLPTAAARRRAQESRPHHWFAQQLLLALSGQRPVHALLGHALPAAYDRLAELAPQAPLWPAPVPGGRGPVPTVRDCGLCRPRRGVIEAFARIAAGERLRALAFRLELGADSRWRCAALDIGPAQGVPGAL